A region from the Benincasa hispida cultivar B227 chromosome 10, ASM972705v1, whole genome shotgun sequence genome encodes:
- the LOC120088311 gene encoding adoMet-dependent rRNA methyltransferase spb1, whose protein sequence is MGKVKGKHRLDKYYRLAKEHGYRSRASWKLAQLDSKYNFLRSSHAVLDLCAAPGGWMQIAVERVPVGSLVVGVDLVPIAPVRGAVAIEQDITKPECKARLKKIMSDKGCAAFDLILHDGSPNVGGAWAQEAMAQNSLVIDSVKLATQLLAPKGTFVTKVFRSQDYSSVLYCLKQLFNKVEVDKPAASRSTSAEIYILGFSYKAPAKIDPHLLDVKHLFQGSVEPQRKVVDVLRGTKQKRHRDGYEDGDMTLRKVSSASNFIWSDSPLEILGTVTCITFDDPACLPIKDNDLTTEEVKALCDDLRVLGKQDFKHLLKWRLNIRKALSPNLKATSTLVKDAENEVKQDEDDKLLNEMEELTYAMERKKKRAKKLLAKRKAKDKARKAMGAQLDVMEEGYVDHELFSLSNIKGKNDLRVVDSTDYDDGNDEFGEHENDVTNEENHGSSASDIDSDEERRRYDEHMEELLDQAYESFISRKEGTAKQRKRARKAYSDDVEMLEEDENGVDGVQSDYDSDENIVDADRNPLMVSLDDGAEPTQEDIANKWFSQDIFAEAAEEGDLKGLDSEDDTQVDGPKESTAVSKEGKSNIPKNAREKSKISTESNEADNGFEVVPAPATDSSDSSSSEESDDEDPDTKAEILACAKKMLRKKQREQILDDSYNKYMFDDTGLPKWFLDEERRHRQPIKPVTKEEVAAMRAQFKEIDARPAKKVAEAKARKKRVAMKRLEKVRKKANVISDQADISDRSKRKMIDQLYKKAVPQRPKKELVVAKKGVQVRVGKGKVLVDRRMKKDARKHGMSKQGKGSKKGKNSKAPRAKGGFAKDSKAPRGNAGFAKASGKKGRKGNK, encoded by the exons ATGGGCAAAGTCAAGGGGAAGCATCGTTTGGACAAGTACTATCGCCTTGCCAAAGAGCATGGCTATCGCTCTCGTGCCTCATGGAAACTTGCTCAGCTCGATTCCAAATACAACTTCCTCCGCTCCTCCCATGCCGTCCTCGATCTCTGTGCCGCTCCTGGTGGTTGGATGCAAATTGCCGTCGAGCGGGTTCCCGTCGGTAGCCTCGTCGTCGGTGTCGATTTGGTTCCCATTGCGCCCGTCCGCGGTGCTGTCGCTATCGAGCAGGATATTACCAAGCCGGAGTGTAAGGCCCGGCTCAAGAAGATTATGAGTGACAAAGGGTGCGCTgcttttgatttgattttgcaCGATGGTTCACCCAATGTTGGCGGGGCTTGGGCGCAGGAGGCTATGGCTCAGAATTCCTTGGTTATAGACTCTGTTAAATTAGCTACTCAGTTGTTGGCTCCGAAGGGCACATTTGTTACCAAG GTTTTCAGGTCACAAGATTACAGTTCTGTCCTATATTGTCTCAAGCAG TTATTtaataaggttgaggttgataAACCAGCAGCAAGTCGATCTACATCTGcagaaatttatattttgggTTTTAGTTATAAGGCTCCTGCAAAGATTGATCCTCATCTTCTTGATGTGAAACACCTATTTCAAGGATCTGTCGAACCCCAACGGAAG GTGGTGGATGTACTTAGAGGAACAAAACAAAAGAGACATCGTGATGg atatgaagatggaGATATGACTCTTCGGAAAGTGTCTTCTGCATCTAATTTCATCTGGTCAGATTCTCCTCTTGAGATTTTAGGAACTGTGACTTGCATAACTTTTGATGATCCTGCTTGTTTGCCGATTAAGGATAATGATTTAACAACTGAAGAG GTTAAGGCACTTTGTGATGATTTGCGTGTCTTGGGAAAGCAAGATTTCAAGCATCTGCTGAA GTGGCGATTGAACATAAGGAAGGCCTTATCTCCCAATCTAAAGGCTACATCCACTTTGGTTAAAGATGCTGAAAATGAGGTAAAGCAGGATGAAGATGATAAACTACTAAATGAGATGGAGGAGCTGACATATGCTATGGAGCGGAAGAAGAAAAGGGCAAAGAAGTTACTTGCAAAAAGGAAAGCTAAG GACAAAGCTAGGAAAGCGATGGGGGCGCAACTAGATGTCATGGAAGAGGGTTATGTTGATCATGAGTTATTCTCTCTTTCCAACATCAAG GGTAAGAATgatttaagagttgttgattcaACTGACTATGATGATGGCAATGATGAGTTTGGAGAACATGAAAATGATGTGACCAACGAGGAAAACCATGGGTCTTCAGCTAGTGATATTGATTCTGATGAAGAGCGCAGAAG GTATGATGAACATATGGAAGAATTGTTGGATCAGGCTTATGAAAGCTTTATTTCCAGAAAGGAAGGAACTGCAAAGCAGCGGAAACGTGCAAGAAAAGCCTATTCTGATGATGTCGAGATGCTTGAG GAGGATGAGAATGGAGTCGATGGTGTTCAATCTGATTATGACTCCGACGAAAATATTGTAGATGCGGATAGAAATCCACTGATGGTATCTCTTGATGATGGTGCGGAGCCAACTCAAGAGGACATTGCAAACAAGTGGTTCAGTCAGGATATTTTTGCTGAAGCAGCAGAGGAGGGAGATTTGAAGGGGTTGGATAGCGAAGATGATACGCAGGTTGATGGACCAAAGGAAAGTACTGCTGTCTCCAAAGAAGGCAAGTCAAATATTCCAAAGAATGCAAGAGAGAAGTCCAAAATTTCAACTGAATCTAACGAAGCAGACAATGGATTTGAGGTAGTCCCTGCCCCGGCTACAGATTCAAGTGACAGTTCATCCTCTGAAGAGTCTGACGATGAAGATCCTGACACAAAGGCTGAGATATTAGCATGTGCAAAGAAGATGCTGAGGAAAAAGCAAAGAGAGCAAATTCTTGACGATTCTTACAACAAGTACATGTTTGATGACACAGGCTTGCCCAAGTGGTTTTTGGATGAGGAGCGTAGACATCGTCAACCGATAAAGCCTGTAACCAAAGAGGAGGTTGCGGCAATGAGAGCACAATTCAAAGAAATCGATGCTCGCCCTGCTAAAAAGGTAGCTGAAGCTAAAGCACGAAAGAAGCGAGTTGCAATGAAGAGACTCGAGAAGGTTCGTAAGAAGGCAAACGTCATCTCAGACCAGGCTGATATATCGGATCGATCAAAGAGGAAGATGATTGATCAACTTTACAAAAAAGCTGTACCCCAAAGGCCCAAAAAGGAACTTGTGGTTGCAAAGAAAGGAGTTCAAGTCAGGGTTGGTAAAGGTAAAGTCTTGGTTGATCGACGTATGAAGAAGGACGCGAGGAAGCATGGAATGAGCAAGCAGGGTAAAGGTTCAAAGAAGGGAAAGAACTCAAAGGCTCCAAGAGCTAAGGGGGGATTTGCCAAGGACTCAAAGGCACCAAGAGGTAATGCCGGATTCGCTAAGGCTTCCGGGAAGAAGGGAAGAAAGGGAAATAAATGA
- the LOC120087858 gene encoding phenylcoumaran benzylic ether reductase POP1-like: protein MPQQPKVLIIGGTGYIGKFLVEASAKAGHPTCALVRESTLADSGKSSIIDNFRSLGVNLVTGDIFDNESLVRAIQQVDVVISTVSRALLSHQDKIISAIKQAGNVKRFFPSEFGNDVDRVHAVEPAKRMFAAKAEIRRAIEAEGIPHTFVVSNFFGGYHLRNFSQPGATDPPRDKIKILGDGSPKVVYNKEEDIGTYTIRAIDDPRTLNKILYIRPPANIYSTNDLVSLWEKKIGNSLERTYVSEEELVKNIQETPFPLNTGLAISHSAFVKGDHTNFDIEPAVGVEASELYPDVQYTTVEEYLNQFV from the exons ATGCCTCAGCAGCCCAAGGTTCTCATCATCGGTGGGACTGGTTACATCGGAAAATTTTTAGTAGAAGCCAGCGCCAAAGCAGGTCATCCAACTTGTGCATTGGTCCGCGAATCTACGCTCGCTGACTCCGGCAAGTCTTCGATCATCGATAATTTCAGGAGCTTGGGTGTCAATCTCGTTACC GGCGATATCTTCGACAATGAGAGTCTGGTTAGGGCAATACAGCAGGTTGATGTGGTGATATCCACCGTTAGTCGTGCTTTGTTATCCCATCAAGATAAGATCATATCTGCCATCAAACAAGCTGGTAATGTTAAG AGATTTTTTCCCTCGGAGTTTGGCAACGATGTAGATCGTGTTCACGCTGTGGAGCCTGCAAAACGGATGTTTGCTGCTAAGGCTGAAATTCGTAGGGCTATAGAAGCAGAGGGAATCCCCCATACATTTGTTGTTAGCAATTTCTTTGGTGGCTACCATCTTCGCAACTTCTCTCAACCAGGAGCCACAGACCCACCTAGAGACAAAATTAAAATCTTAGGGGATGGAAGTCCCAAAG TGGTTTACAACAAGGAAGAAGATATTGGGACGTACACCATCCGAGCCATAGATGATCCAAGAACCCTCAACAAGATCTTGTACATTAGACCTCCTGCTAACATCTACTCGACTAATGATCTAGTCTCACTGTGGGAGAAAAAAATTGGCAACAGTCTTGAAAGGACCTACGTCTCAGAGGAGGAGCTTGTGAAGAACATCCAAG aGACTCCATTTCCACTGAATACAGGATTAGCAATTAGTCACAGTGCTTTTGTGAAGGGAGATCATACCAACTTTGATATTGAACCAGCAGTTGGAGTAGAAGCTTCAGAGCTGTATCCAGATGTTCAATACACAACTGTGGAAGAATATCTCAACCAATTTGTTTAG